In the Enterococcus rotai genome, TAGTAATGAGCAAAAACAATCAGGGCAAGAGAGTCAATCACAGTCTCATTCAACTGAAAAACAATCAGGCGAATAGCTGCAGATATAATAGGGTAAATAATAGGAGGAACATTTTTTTTATGTCAATTGAAGTAGGAGCTAAGTTGCCAGGAAAAGTGTCTGGTATCACTAATTTTGGTGCCTTCATCGATCTAGGTGAAGGAAAAACAGGGTTGGTTCACATTAGTGAAGTGTCAAATGGATTCGTGAAGGATATCCATGATGTATTGACCGTAGGGGATGAAGTAACCGTAAAAGTTACCTCAGTCGGTGATGACGGTAAAGTAGGTTTATCGATTCGTAAAGCACAAGAACAAGCTGCAGAACCAAAGCGTGAATATCAACGTCGTGAGAACAATGACTATCAAGGCAATCGTGACCGTGGAACACGCCCAGCACCTAAAAAACAATTTACAAGAGCGCAACCAATGAACAACTCAAAACAAGATTTTGACTCATTGATGAGCTCATTCTTAAAAGATAGTGACGACCGTTTAACTTCTTTGAAGCGTAATACAGAAGGTAAACGTGGCGGACGCGGTGGACGCCGTAACTAATAAATATCGAAGCTGAGCGAAAGCTCGGCTTTTGTGTTTTGAGCATTTTTTTCGGGTCTATCAACTATGCAACCAAGAGGTGAGTAGATGTTTCAAGAATTTTACAATCATTGTAAAAGAAATGAATACTGGCTACCAAAGCAAAAAATAGTACTGGCGATTTCTGGCGGAGTAGATTCAATGGTTTTGTTGAGGCTTATGCAAATAGCTGCTGAAAAAGACCAGCTAGAATTAGCAGTCGCCCATATCAACCATGAGTTACGGGGAGAATCCGAGGCAGAAGCGAAGTACCTGCAAAACTATTGTCAAGATCAAGGCATTTCTTACTATAGCAAAGTATGGGAAGAACCTGAGAAGACGAAAAATGTAGAAGCGCGGGCTCGCGAATTTCGCTATGATTTTTTCAAAGAAATTATGGAGAGAGAAAACTACCCTACGCTTATGACTGCTCATCATAGTGATGATCAAGCTGAAACTATATTAATGAAACTAACGAGAGGTAGTGCGTTACCTAACTTAGTGGGAATTAGAGACGTACAGCTGTTTGGAACTGGGAAATTGATTCGTCCTTTTTTAATATTTTCTAAAGAAGAATTGATGCAGTTCGCTAAAAAATCAGGAATCGTTTATTTTGAAGATGATTCAAATAGGAGTGATACCTATTTGCGTAATCGCTTCAGAAATCAAATCGTGCCACTTTTGAAAAAAGAAAACCCAAAATTTTTGCAGCACATTATGGATTTTAGTGAACAAGTCTCATTGGCTGATCAACTTATTCAGTCCGTGATAGAGCCAAAATATGAACGCTGGGTAGAAGCAACTACAGAAGGTTGGCAGGTCAAACTATCTGATTTGAAACGGGAGCAAAAAAGTATCCAAACATTTTTCCTAATGACGTTATTTCAACGAACAATCGTACCTAAAGGTGTAAAGATAAGCCAATCGCAGATTCAACAATTATTGACAATGCTAGATCGTTCCGCTCCCCAGTTGTCATTAGATATGCAACAAGGTTGGCAGGCTGTAAAAGAATATGACACGCTATTACTGAAAAAAAAGCAACCTGTAAATCATGAGAGCCTATTTTATTTGAATGAAAACGAACACCTTTTTCTATCTGAAAAAGAATGGGTCGGTTTGGAAGTAACAGGGAAAACACTTGAGGTGCCTGAGTCTACTAAGGATTGGGCAGAATTTTCTTTGCTCATAAGTGGACAAACTGTTTTACCATTAACGATTCGTCGCCGAAAAAACGGGGATAAAATCGCTTTGACTCCAGAGCTGACAAAGCGCTTGAAGCGGATATTTATCGATCGTAAAATACCTAATTCGATCAGAGAGCAAGCATGGGTCGTTCTATCAGGTCAAGAGCAGATTATTTGGATTCCACAATTTGTAAATTCCTATTTGAGTATTCCTAAAGAAACTGATAAAATACTCTACAGGCTCCTTTATAAAGTAAAACAGTAAAAACTAAAAAATACTGTTATTCAAAGAAGCAAAAGAACATAAAAAATCAGAAACAACGATTTAAAAGTCAGAGAAAAAATGATTGCTCATGAAAGCATATCTGTTTAGGGCAAGGAAACACACTATCGTTTCGACTCTATCTACCTCTCAGGAGAAACTGCAAGGAGTTAAAGGTCGAACTTATAAGGAAAGGGAGAGCAATATGTTAGAGAAAGATATTAAACAAGTCTTGATTACGAAAGAACAAATTCTTGAAAAATCAGCTGAACTTGGCAAAAGACTAACAGAAGATTATCAAGGTAAAAATCCGTTAGTGATCGGTATTTTAAAAGGTGCGATACCTTTCATGGCTGATATCACACGTTGCATCGATACGCATTTAGAAATGGACTTTATGGCTGTGTCTAGTTACGGTAACGCAACTGTATCTTCCGGTGAAGTAAAAATCATCAAAGATTTAGATACAAATGTTGAAGGACGTGATATCTTGATCGTAGAAGATATTATTGACAGTGGCCGTACGTTAGCTTATCTCGTAGATTTATTTAAATATAGAAAAGCAGCATCTGTGAAAATCGTCACCCTATTGGATAAACCAGAAGGTCGTGTCGTTGATATCGTTGCAGATTACGTTGGTTTTGATGTACCGAACGAATTTGTTGTAGGATATGGATTGGATTATGCAGAAGCATACCGAAATCTCCCTTATGTAGGCGTATTAAAACCTGAAATCTACGAATCAAATTAATATCTCTCTTAGATTTAGTTATGTTACAATGTAAAGGTCAGAATTGATAAAATAAACCGTAAAATTAATTACGAGCAGCAGTCAAAGGAGGACAGGCATGAATAAAAAGAATGGCGGCATGAAAAATGGCCTATATTATGTATTGCTGATTTTGGCGATGGTCATGGTTGTATATTTCATTTTTGGAAATAACAATCCTCAATCACCAGATATCGAATACTCGACTTTCAGTACTCAATTAGAGGAAGGCAAAGTCAAAGAACTGACGATCCAACCAACAAATGGTGTGTTTAAAATCACAGGTCAGTACAAAGAAAAACAAGAAATCAAAAACACTGGCGGTCTTTCTTTATGGGGATCAACAGAAGTTTCGACAAAATCATTTACAACAATCGTCCTACCGAGTGATATTACATTATCAGGTATCCAAGATATGGCGAAAGACAACAATGTAAAACTTACCGTAAAAGAACAATCAACAAGTGGTGCTTGGCTGTCTATCTTGTTTAGTTTCTTACCGATCGTATTGTTCATCTTCCTATTCTATATGATGATGGGACAACAAGGCGGCGGTGGCGGTGGTGGCGGCCGTGTCATGAACTTCGGTAAATCAAAAGCCAAAGAAGCAGACAAAAAAGCCAACCGTGTACGCTTCTCTGATGTAGCAGGAGCTGAAGAAGAAAAACAAGAATTAGTTGAAGTGGTTGAGTTCTTAAAAGATCCTCGCCGTTTCGTTGAATTAGGTGCTCGCATACCAGCAGGTGTTCTATTAGAAGGACCTCCAGGAACAGGTAAAACATTACTTGCTAAAGCTGTTGCCGGTGAAGCAGGCGTACCGTTTTACTCTATCTCAGGTTCAGACTTCGTTGAAATGTTTGTCGGTGTCGGTGCAAGCCGTGTCCGTGATTTGTTTGAAACAGCGAAGAAAAATGCTCCAGCGATCATCTTTATCGATGAAATCGATGCAGTAGGTCGTCAACGTGGTGCCGGTATGGGCGGAGGACACGATGAACGTGAACAAACTCTTAACCAATTACTTGTTGAAATGGATGGATTTGATGGTAACGAAGGTGTTATTGTTGTTGCCGCAACCAACCGTTCAGACGTGTTAGATCCAGCCTTGTTACGTCCAGGTCGTTTTGATCGTCAAATTTTAGTAGGTCGTCCTGATGTGAAAGGCCGTGAAGCAATCCTTAAAGTTCATGCCCGAAACAAACCATTGGCTGACGATGTTGATTTAAAAGTCGTGGCACAACAAACACCAGGTTTTGCTGGTGCTGATTTAGAAAACGTCTTAAACGAAGCGGCTCTAGTTGCTGCTCGTCGTAATAAGAAGAAAATCGATGCATCCGATGTGGATGAAGCAGAAGATCGCGTTATTGCAGGACCTGCGAAAAAAGATCGTGTCATCAACAAAAAAGAACGCGAAATGGTTGCTTACCACGAAGCTGGACATACAATTGTCGGTTTAGTCTTAAGCCGTGCTCGTGTTGTTCATAAAGTAACGATCATTCCTCGTGGTCGCGCTGGTGGTTACATGATCGCTTTACCAAAAGAAGATCAATTCTTAATGACTAGAGAAGACATGTTTGAACAAATCGTTGGTTTACTTGGTGGTCGTACAGCTGAAGAAATTATCTTCAATGTTCAATCAACAGGTGCATCTAATGACTTTGAACAAGCGACTGGGATTGCCCGTAGCATGGTAACCGAATATGGAATGAGCGACAAATTAGGTCCAGTTCAATATGAAGGAAACCATCAAGTCTTTGTTGGTCGTGATTATGGTCAAACAAAAGCGTACTCAGAACAAGTAGCATTTGAAATCGATCAAGAAGTACGTCGCATCTTGATGGAAGCTCATGACAAAGCACGTGAAATCATCGAAGCTCACCGTGCGCAACACAAACTGATTGCTGAAAAACTGTTGGAATTCGAAACATTAGATGCCCGCAGTATCAAATCATTGTTTGAAGAAGGCGTTATGCCTCAAGACGTTATTGATAGCCAATTTCCTAGTGAGAAAGCTCAAACGTTTGAGGAAGCAAAACGTGCACTAGAAGAAAAAGATGCACAAAGACAAGCTGAAGAAAAACAAGATTTTGAAGAAGCAAAAAAAGAATTACATGACGAAGCAGAAGAAGTAAAAGCGGACAGCGAAAAAACAGAAGAGAAAGTTCAATCGGAAGTAAAATCTGAAGATGAACATAAGAATGATTCTGAATATGACCGTAACAACTTTGATGATCGTTACAAATAAGACACCTAGAGCATCCCTTTTACGGGGTGCTCTTTTCTTGAAGTTGAAATTATTTAGTTGAAAAAAAGACTAAACCCTAGTATTATCTGATAATGAGTCAGAAAAAGTCCCAAGTGAGAAGAGGAAAATAAAAATGGAAGATTACTTAGTTAAAGCATTATGTTATGAAGGATCGATTCGCGCTTATGCAGTTTGCGCAACAAATACAATATCAGAAGCACAAAAACGTCATGATACATGGAGCTCGTCAACTGCTGCATTAGGCAGAACAATGGTAGGCGCTTTACTACTGGGAGCAACATTAAAAGGCGAAGATAAATTAACAGTAAAAGTTCAAGGAAATGGACCAGCAGGAAGTATTGTTGTCGATAGCGACGGCAGTGGTAACACTAAAGGCTACATAAAGAATCCCCACGTGAGTTTAACGCTAAACGAAAGCGGTAAAATCGACGTTCGCGGAGCAGTAGGAACAGAAGGGATTTTCACTGTAATCAAGGATTTAGGTTTAAAAGAAACATTCTCAGGACAAACACCGATCGTTTCTGGTGAAATTGGTGAAGACTTCACCTACTTTATGGCTGTTTCTGAACAAATACCGTCTGCAATCGGGTTAAGTGTCTTGGTTGATACAGATGAAAGTGTCAAAGCGGCAGGTGGCTTTATGATCCAAGTAATGCCAGGTGCAGATGAAAAAACAATTGATTTTATTGAACAACGTTTACAAGAAGTACCGATGATTTCTCGCTTGATCGACGAAGGAGAGTCGCCAGAGGGAATCTTAGAACGCCTTCTTGGTAAAGATGAAATCGAAATTTTAGAAAAAATGCCTGTTCAATTCAATTGTAATTGCTCAAAAGAAAAATTTGGCACAGCAATCATCGCTGTTGGTTTAGATGAAATCAATGCAATGATCGAAGAAGATCATGGAGCAGAAGCTGTTTGTCAATTTTGTGGGAACAAGTATCATTATAGTGAAGAGGATCTAATTGAGTTAAGAGATGAAGCAATCAAAAATACTCGTGAAAAGTAGGAGAGTTACGCTATGTGGAAAATAGGAAATGTTGAAATTCCAAATCGCGTTGTAGTAGCGCCTATGGCTGGTATCAGCAATGCTGCTTTTCGTGTAACCGTTAAAGAATTTGGGGCAGGTTTAGTTGTCTGTGAAATGATTAGTGATAAAGGAATCCAACAACGAAACAAAAAAACATTAGATATGCTCTATATAGATGAAAAAGAATACCCATTAAGCGTACAAATCTTTGGTGGGGATAAAGAGAATTTAGTAGAAGCAGCAAAATTTGTGGAAGAAAACACTAAAGCTGCAATCATTGATATCAATATGGGGTGTCCAGTAAATAAAGTGATCAAAGCTGAAGCAGGTGCAAAATGGCTTTTAGATCCGAATAAAGTTTATGAAATGGTGGATGCTGTTTCTTCTGCAATAGACTTACCTGTTACAGTAAAAATGCGAACTGGTTGGGATGAAGAACATCTATTTGCTGTTGAAAATGCCTTGGCAGCCGAAAAAGCAGGAGCTTCGGCTATTGCTATGCACGGTCGTACAAGAGTTCAAATGTATGAAGGGCAAGCAAACTGGGATGTATTAAAAGAAGTCAAGCAGCACCTAACGATTCCATTTATGGGCAATGGTGATGTTCGTACACCAGAAGATGCAAAACGAATGCTTGAATATGTCGGAGCAGATGGCGTTATGATCGGTCGGGCAGCTTTAGGCAATCCTTGGATGATTCAACGGACGAAAGAGTATCTTGAGACAGGCGAGTTGATGCCAGAACCAACACCACGTGAAAAAATAGAAACAGCCAAAGTACATCTACAGCGTTTAGTTGATTTAAAGGGAGAAAAAATCGCTACGAGAGAATTTCGTCAACATGCCTCATATTATCTAAAAGGAATCCCTCGTGCAGCTAAAGTGAAAGTTGCTATCAATCAAGCTGAGACTCAGCAAATGATGATCGATTTACTAGATGCATTTGAAGAAAAAGCAGAAAAGCATGCAGAAAAAGAAATAATCGAAACAATCTAATAAAAAAAGCAGGCTGAAACTAAAATACGGCTTGCTTTTTTTCGTTTTAATGTGGCATTATAAGGGTATGTGATTTCAGAATGGAGGAAGTAAAGTGGCAGATGAACAACAAGCGCATCAAGAAGATCTAAATGATCAAATGCTTGTGCGTCGTGAGAAAATGGAAAATTTACGTGGAGAAGGGATTGATCCTTTCGGCAAGCGTTTTGATCGTACACATAATTCAAAAGAATTACATGACCAATTTGACCAACACTCAAAAGAAGAATTGAGCGAAATGAATCTATCGGCAAGCGTTGCTGGTCGTATGATGACAAAGCGTGGTAAAGGAAAGGCTGGTTTTGCTCACTTGCAAGATCGTGAAGGTCAGCTTCAGATCTATGTACGTAAAGACCAAGTTGGCGATGAAGCGTATGAGTTATTTAAACATGCTGATTTAGGTGATTTCTTTGGTGTTACAGGACAAATCATGAAAACTGATACTGGTGAAGTAACGGTCAAAGCGACAACGATCGTATTGCTGACCAAAGCACTGCGTCCGCTGCCAGATAAATATCATGGCTTGACGAATGTAGAACAACGCTATCGCCAACGTTATTTAGATTTGATTAGTAACAAAGATAGCTTTGATCGATTCATGAAACGTAGCCAAATCATTAGCGAAATTCGTCGTTATCTTGATAGCAATGGCTATGTAGAAGTAGAAACACCTGTCCTACACAATGATGCTGGCGGTGCTACGGCACGTCCGTTTATTACACATCATAATTCATTGGATGTGGATCTATACTTACGTATTGCCTTGGAATTACACTTGAAACGTTTGATTGTCGGTGGTATGGAGAAAGTCTATGAGATTGGTCGAGTATTCCGTAATGAAGGAGCAGACACAACACATAATCCTGAATTTACATTGCTGGAAGCATATACCGCTTATACAGATTACCAAGATGTGATGGATTTAACCGAAGGAATTATTCGCAATGCATCAGAAAAAGTTCTAGGAACAACAATGATCACTTATGATGGAAAAAAAGTGGATCTAGGCTCTGAATTTAAACGTGTGCATATGGTAGATGCAATCAAAGAACAAACAGGTGTTGATTTTTGGCAAGAAATGACTATTGAAGAAGCACGTGCATTCGCAAAAGAACACAAGGTAGAAATCAATGATAATATGACAATTGGGCATATTATAAATGAATTTTTTGAAACGTTTGTGGAAGAAACTTTAGAGCAGCCAACATTTGTTTTCGGACATCCTGTTGAAGTTTCTCCTTTAGCAAAGAAAAATCCAGAAGATGCTCGATTCACTGATCGCTTCGAACTATTTATAATAGGAAAAGAATTTGCAAATGCATTTACTGAATTAAATGATCCAATTGATCAACGTGAACGTTTTGAAGGTCAAGAAAAAGAACGTGAACAAGGAAATGATGAAGCACATGGGGTGGATGAAGACTTTATTGAAGCATTAGAGTATGGCTTGCCACCAACCGGAGGATTAGGAATCGGGATTGACCGCTTAGTTATGCTTCTAACCGACGCTCAATCAATTCGCGATGTTCTATTATTTCCAGCAATGAGATAAAAAGTCAAAGGGCAGATTGTTTCCTGATAATCTGCCCTTTTTTATTTTCTGAAAAATACTAAGAAAAACGCAATGAATACCTATCCTAAAAGGTGAAAAACGAACAATAAAGAACAAAAGTAATAAAACAATCGGTAATGAAAAAAACTTTCAAAAAAGTGCAAGTTTTAGTTGACCTACGCCTAGAATCTTGGTA is a window encoding:
- the hslO gene encoding Hsp33 family molecular chaperone HslO, which encodes MEDYLVKALCYEGSIRAYAVCATNTISEAQKRHDTWSSSTAALGRTMVGALLLGATLKGEDKLTVKVQGNGPAGSIVVDSDGSGNTKGYIKNPHVSLTLNESGKIDVRGAVGTEGIFTVIKDLGLKETFSGQTPIVSGEIGEDFTYFMAVSEQIPSAIGLSVLVDTDESVKAAGGFMIQVMPGADEKTIDFIEQRLQEVPMISRLIDEGESPEGILERLLGKDEIEILEKMPVQFNCNCSKEKFGTAIIAVGLDEINAMIEEDHGAEAVCQFCGNKYHYSEEDLIELRDEAIKNTREK
- the tilS gene encoding tRNA lysidine(34) synthetase TilS, with translation MFQEFYNHCKRNEYWLPKQKIVLAISGGVDSMVLLRLMQIAAEKDQLELAVAHINHELRGESEAEAKYLQNYCQDQGISYYSKVWEEPEKTKNVEARAREFRYDFFKEIMERENYPTLMTAHHSDDQAETILMKLTRGSALPNLVGIRDVQLFGTGKLIRPFLIFSKEELMQFAKKSGIVYFEDDSNRSDTYLRNRFRNQIVPLLKKENPKFLQHIMDFSEQVSLADQLIQSVIEPKYERWVEATTEGWQVKLSDLKREQKSIQTFFLMTLFQRTIVPKGVKISQSQIQQLLTMLDRSAPQLSLDMQQGWQAVKEYDTLLLKKKQPVNHESLFYLNENEHLFLSEKEWVGLEVTGKTLEVPESTKDWAEFSLLISGQTVLPLTIRRRKNGDKIALTPELTKRLKRIFIDRKIPNSIREQAWVVLSGQEQIIWIPQFVNSYLSIPKETDKILYRLLYKVKQ
- the lysS gene encoding lysine--tRNA ligase translates to MADEQQAHQEDLNDQMLVRREKMENLRGEGIDPFGKRFDRTHNSKELHDQFDQHSKEELSEMNLSASVAGRMMTKRGKGKAGFAHLQDREGQLQIYVRKDQVGDEAYELFKHADLGDFFGVTGQIMKTDTGEVTVKATTIVLLTKALRPLPDKYHGLTNVEQRYRQRYLDLISNKDSFDRFMKRSQIISEIRRYLDSNGYVEVETPVLHNDAGGATARPFITHHNSLDVDLYLRIALELHLKRLIVGGMEKVYEIGRVFRNEGADTTHNPEFTLLEAYTAYTDYQDVMDLTEGIIRNASEKVLGTTMITYDGKKVDLGSEFKRVHMVDAIKEQTGVDFWQEMTIEEARAFAKEHKVEINDNMTIGHIINEFFETFVEETLEQPTFVFGHPVEVSPLAKKNPEDARFTDRFELFIIGKEFANAFTELNDPIDQRERFEGQEKEREQGNDEAHGVDEDFIEALEYGLPPTGGLGIGIDRLVMLLTDAQSIRDVLLFPAMR
- the ftsH gene encoding ATP-dependent zinc metalloprotease FtsH; the protein is MNKKNGGMKNGLYYVLLILAMVMVVYFIFGNNNPQSPDIEYSTFSTQLEEGKVKELTIQPTNGVFKITGQYKEKQEIKNTGGLSLWGSTEVSTKSFTTIVLPSDITLSGIQDMAKDNNVKLTVKEQSTSGAWLSILFSFLPIVLFIFLFYMMMGQQGGGGGGGGRVMNFGKSKAKEADKKANRVRFSDVAGAEEEKQELVEVVEFLKDPRRFVELGARIPAGVLLEGPPGTGKTLLAKAVAGEAGVPFYSISGSDFVEMFVGVGASRVRDLFETAKKNAPAIIFIDEIDAVGRQRGAGMGGGHDEREQTLNQLLVEMDGFDGNEGVIVVAATNRSDVLDPALLRPGRFDRQILVGRPDVKGREAILKVHARNKPLADDVDLKVVAQQTPGFAGADLENVLNEAALVAARRNKKKIDASDVDEAEDRVIAGPAKKDRVINKKEREMVAYHEAGHTIVGLVLSRARVVHKVTIIPRGRAGGYMIALPKEDQFLMTREDMFEQIVGLLGGRTAEEIIFNVQSTGASNDFEQATGIARSMVTEYGMSDKLGPVQYEGNHQVFVGRDYGQTKAYSEQVAFEIDQEVRRILMEAHDKAREIIEAHRAQHKLIAEKLLEFETLDARSIKSLFEEGVMPQDVIDSQFPSEKAQTFEEAKRALEEKDAQRQAEEKQDFEEAKKELHDEAEEVKADSEKTEEKVQSEVKSEDEHKNDSEYDRNNFDDRYK
- the hpt gene encoding hypoxanthine phosphoribosyltransferase; protein product: MLEKDIKQVLITKEQILEKSAELGKRLTEDYQGKNPLVIGILKGAIPFMADITRCIDTHLEMDFMAVSSYGNATVSSGEVKIIKDLDTNVEGRDILIVEDIIDSGRTLAYLVDLFKYRKAASVKIVTLLDKPEGRVVDIVADYVGFDVPNEFVVGYGLDYAEAYRNLPYVGVLKPEIYESN
- a CDS encoding S1 domain-containing RNA-binding protein translates to MSIEVGAKLPGKVSGITNFGAFIDLGEGKTGLVHISEVSNGFVKDIHDVLTVGDEVTVKVTSVGDDGKVGLSIRKAQEQAAEPKREYQRRENNDYQGNRDRGTRPAPKKQFTRAQPMNNSKQDFDSLMSSFLKDSDDRLTSLKRNTEGKRGGRGGRRN
- the dusB gene encoding tRNA dihydrouridine synthase DusB, whose translation is MWKIGNVEIPNRVVVAPMAGISNAAFRVTVKEFGAGLVVCEMISDKGIQQRNKKTLDMLYIDEKEYPLSVQIFGGDKENLVEAAKFVEENTKAAIIDINMGCPVNKVIKAEAGAKWLLDPNKVYEMVDAVSSAIDLPVTVKMRTGWDEEHLFAVENALAAEKAGASAIAMHGRTRVQMYEGQANWDVLKEVKQHLTIPFMGNGDVRTPEDAKRMLEYVGADGVMIGRAALGNPWMIQRTKEYLETGELMPEPTPREKIETAKVHLQRLVDLKGEKIATREFRQHASYYLKGIPRAAKVKVAINQAETQQMMIDLLDAFEEKAEKHAEKEIIETI